TTGTTGCCAATAAGGTTGTTACTTAGATCAACATTTGAGAATGAATCTCCCCCCCCCTCTCCCTCTCCCggtctctctctttctctttctctttcttttcttgtgtATCAGCACTCATAGCAATCACAACTCCGTGcacaaagaaaaagaactctAGCAAATTAAGTCATAAAACAATTTTAAGAAAAGCCTAACACTCGTAGTTAAAGCATCACAAGGGATCGGTTCATTGAATCTTGCCTGTTATTGACAGAACCATCTTTGTTGTAATGCTGGGCCCCAACAAGCTTTTTACCAACATCCTGTAATTGCTGTCTCAGTGACACTGAGTAGACTACAATAATACACACAGGAATAGTAAATTCATATAGCTTAAATTTTCCTTACAAAATGGAAATTTAAATCATAGTGAACACTTCTTTACCATCCCCAGAGCTCAAGCCAATGAGCAAATCATGCCCATCCTTAGAGTCCTGATCAAATGCGTGGCATACGGGATTTGAATTACTGAAGTGAATAGACTTTATGGGGTCCTACATGCAAGAAGAAACTCCTGATGAAGCaaatccaaaataaaaaaaatccatcAAAACCCAACCAGTATACCTTGTCTTGAGAATTCAAATCACTTATGAAAATTGCATCCCCAACATTGAATATCAAGTAAGTTCCTTTCCCATCAAAATTTGGATTAGCCACTGCATTACTTGAACTCGAGGCACCAATTGAACCAATCCTACTGTTTAACCCGTTGCTCTTGCTGCCACCATTGCCTCCAACAAAACTAAGTGCtcggcttccattgcttcctcccAGCAATCTAGCTGCCGCTGACCGCACCCCACTACCGGCACTAAAACTCGAAGACGACGCCGTCGTCGGGGTTGAAGGCGAAGGCTTGTCCTTAAGATGTGCTAAGGTTACCTGATCATCCAATCAAACCAACAACAACGTGCCCAATCAACAAACAgtaacagaaagaaaaaaacattaaaGAATTCATCCAGCAAAAAAAGACCAGCATTCCTCGAAACTGATTCTAGAAGATAGCTCAAAGACAGTCAAGAACcagtttagattaaaaaaaagcgAAATGACATGGCTCGAAACGAAAATTCGTAGCCTAGTATATTAACTTgcttttattgaaaaaaattgaaaattactaATTAAATACTGGAGCCCACTGTATGGTTGTCAAGAGGGATGTTGAAATAACCATTTCATTTAATTCGTAGGCGGCATTATTCGAGCCAGGTATCATTGCTCTAAAGAAAAAAGTTCAACAAAAAacttctagaaaaaaaaaagaaaaatgataaaaaacaaTCATATCTATAAATCTTCTAATAAACAACTTTCCACATAAGTTGAAACTAGCTTCTTTGCATCCCAACTTTCATTCACACtccactttctcttccatctcaatTTCACTTACTTTCTCTTCCTATCTCTAATTCTCTATCTACTTTTCCTATGATATCTcacatttctctctcttttctttcttcatatCTATCAATATCAATTGGAGCAGTTTGATTTAGAGTGTCAGTAAAACATTAACCTAGAATCAATGAATCAATCACTTATCTATCAGTTGAGAACTCACTCCCATAGGCCATAAGTAAGAATCTAATCCAAAACAATCACAGGTGAATGAAACTTAATTCTGAAAGTCAACCACTAATCCCAGAATGCCAACCAATAAAAAAATGCCACTGAGATTGAAATTAGATCAAAAACTTGAACAAGTCAAAATCAGAGATCATAGAAATGAATCACAAGTGAAACCCTAAAAACGAATCCAATCACAAAGCAAGACGATGCAAAAAGGTAGATTAGATTCCACATAAGTATCGGGGGTTAAGAATTGAAGGAGAAGAGAGGGGAAACCTGAGTAACGGTTTTGCCATGAGCGTAATGAAGAAGACCAGAAGGGTGAGTTTTCTCGTATTGAAGCTTATATCGGCCTTCAGGGGTTTTGAAATAGGTCTTGAGACCAGGCGACTGTGCGTTGTTGTTGTTACCCGCTGAAGTCGACGACGGAGACACCATGCCGTTCGCTGTGTTCATCATCGTCACCACCGCACTACGCACcgatcatcatcaccatcaatcaatcacacacactctctctctctctctctctctctctctctctctgtatcACTCTGCTATTGCTAGGGTTTCTAACAGCAACGAAcaatgtcttcttcttcttcttcttcttctttttcttcgcTCTATGTTTTTCTCGATTTTCTCAGatcaaagagaagaagaaatgaaaggaaattaaataaaattaaattataatggGTTTTTTTGTTGCGGCTATTTCATATAAATACGGTTCTATAGCATTGGCAATTCCAATTGTGGGAAtcggttttttctttttcagcaAATGGAACCTTCAGTCAACGAAATGGACGGCTATGATTATAGCTTCGGAGTTAgttgcttttttcttttctttctcttatcTTATCTCGTCATCATTACTACTTTTTAAATCACAACACACCTCATGCCTCAGGCATAGCAGCATAGCATTAGCAAccttgaaagtttttttttttttactcttaaGGGGTAGGTCAGTTGATAACGCAGACTGAGCGTATGAGAATAGTTCGAGTTCGATCCAAACACAATACACTTCGAGAGAGTGATAAACAACATTAACTGTGACTAAACCTTAAATCTGGCGACATTTAAAAGGTGATTTGATACCAGTTGTCTTTACcaaaaaatctttttttggAGTAATCAAATGTATTCTATAGTTAATAATTGTGAGATTAATTTATCATTTCTACTGTGTCAAAGCACTTAACAGTAAGAAATtgatcatttaattttttttcatttacaaGAATTGAGAATCAAACCGTTAACCACTTATTCAACGGAGGAAGTGTTGAGGCGCAATGCAAACCAACTTGGTTATAAGCATGGTTGAAATAGAAAAGGGACAAAGAGATCTCTATCTATGATCTAATCAGAACTAAGAATACCATTAAAAAGTCCATAAGCATTCAGTGTTGCATTTGTACATTCAAATTTCAGATTCGTCATTTTTGTTTGGCCAATAGATTCGGCTTTCGCTTTCGGTGCTTTGTGGTGTGTGCCAATCACATTCAACCAACCGAGCCCATCTTCTTGTTTTTGGCGAATATTAGAAATTGGTGGCCCAGAAAACCAATAAGTGGACCAGGGAAAGCCCACCGCACCATTTTGGATTATGGTTAGCAATTATTATGTTAGTATGTTAGTGTTTTGCCAATGGGGTAACTACACTTACTTTCATTATTGCACTGACCTTCCCTCTATTAATTAACAAGACACTAATCACccttattttatttgaaaacgttGCACCAACCTTCCTTTAAATTTATCATTATGACACTGATCTCTCCTGAGATTTATCATTTTAACATTCACCACCCTTCtatttttcaaattaatatATGAAGGAGGGGAGGTCAATATATTTTACAAACTAGATGGGAGGTTAGTGTAATAATGTTAAATCTTAGGGGAGGTGAGTGTAATTACCCCATTGCCAATTGCAAAATTCATGTATATTTGGGTTTAgatgttatattttaattttacttttctttgtactaattttatttttattttctactttGGTTCAACGCAACTACGTGCTAACTCATTTTTTGAAGTCTGTTTTGCAGTTTAATAAATGagaatgagatggaagagaaatagTTGTGTAAATATATCAAAGTTAGTCTCATAATCCAAACCGAACAAAGCATTAGTAACTCAAAGTTCGATGACAATTCAAGATTTTATCATTCACACCTCATTCgttcttccatctcatttgcATTCATATTCTCTTCTTATATCTCTCTATCTTTTCTatcacattaaaaaaaaactatcatatctttaatttttctcttttctctttatatcTCTCACTTAGTATTGGTATATCTTTAGTGTGAATGAATATTTATCCCAAATTCCCAATTCAATCAACCAGCATAAAAATGAAAAGTGGCTACATCAAAATGTGCCTCCTTAACCAACACCCCTACCCGATGATCACTTCTTCACAAAGCAAAATTCTCTGCAAACCAGATTTCGTATATTGCAAGCATCTTCATCATGGGATGGCTCACGTCAACAACCATTAGCAAGTGATTAGTCAAACTTATTGCCGTGGTCCCTTCAAGAAATCAGCAAAACTCTAACACCACCAATTAATCAAAATTGAAACTCACAACCCAATCTTCACCCCCAATTAATGAAAATTGAAACTCACAACCCACCTCCAAATGCAGAACATAGCCAATACGGAAAGCACGATGCTCTTATATCACTTGGAGAGGAAATCCAAAGCATAAGAATATGCAACAATAAACTAACATCGAAGACCACTAAGAGAAACAGACATCACACTACATCTTTATCAAGAACCTTAAGATATTGAGCTTATGAGTCACATATCttattgtttttttcttacTCATTTTTAATCAATGTATGACTCTTAAATTAGTTTTAATTCTCAATGGGGAAACAATCCTCCTTCACTAAAATCTCTTGCTTTtagcaacaaaattaattaattgaggGCCCCTTGCCACCTTAATACCTGATGTTTAATTGTAACCTTTCACCTAACCTTTAAATTCTCAATTCACCCTCTCCTTAACAAGACACAACATAACAATATATATACCACATCCCTGCTTCCCCTTCCAATAGAAATCAAATCAcaaactcttcttcttcttcttccagcTTCCTCACAATGGCAAAGGCAAATCTATCCCATCTCctccctctcctcctcctcaacatgttcctcttcctcttccaaaCAATCTCTGCTCAAACAGCAGCAGCTCCAGCACCAGCAGGACCCACCAACATCACCCAAATCCTTGAGAAAGCAGGGCAATTCACAACCTTCATCAAGATTCTCAAAGCAACCCAAGTAGCTGACCGCATCAATTCTCAGCTCAACAACTCAAACCAAGGCCTCACCATTTTCGCACCCACAGACAACGCCTTCTCCAGTTTAAAACCAGGGACATTGAACTCCATCAACACACAGGACCAATTGCAGCTTATTCAGTTCCATATTCTTCCTACACTCTACTCAATGTCACAGTTCGAAACCGCCAGTAACCCGTTGCACACACAGGCTGGGAACAGTGGCGACGGTGAGTACCCTCTGAACGTGACCACCTCAGGGAACCAGGTGAACATAACAACAGGGGTGGTCGAGACCACCGTGTCCAACACTATCTACAGTGATAAGACGCTCGCGGTGTATCAGGTGGAGAAGGTGCTCCTTCCTCTGGCGCTTTTTGGCCAAGCTCCAACCGCCGCGCCGGCGGAGGCTCCGGCGCCGACCAAGCCGGAGAAAAATGTCCGGGCTTCTGATTCTCCATCTGGGTCGTCGTCGGATGCATCAGTTGATACTTCCAGTGCGGTGGGTGTCAGTGTCACCTACATTGGTGCAGTTGTTGCTGCCATTGTTGTTTCTTGTTTGTGGATGTAAGTTTTAGGATGGCATGGCTGTCtcatttttttcctattttcttttgttttttaatttgatttttattttattatttttccctTCTATTGggagtttgaactttgaattgAGTGATGATGGAGATCCCGTGTACTTGTGTTGCTATTTGCTATCAggttaaaaaatacatttttgttTGGATTCATGTTCAAtgtaaaacattttctattctTTATGTTGGGAGAGACTGAGAGTGAGAATGGCTTGGAGGTGGGTAGAAGCTTAAACCAAAATGTCTTGAGGTAATTAGGAATGCAACTCTCTAGTTTATATACACTAGATTTTGTTTCCAACTCACAGACAAAGGACTTGTTTCCTATATTTCACCACTCTCCATTGAATTTAACTGGACGAGGAGTTAAACTTGTTCAGACTATACTCATTGGAACCTCATATGACGTTAAGGACTTATGAGACTAATGTCTCGAGAAAATTAATGTTTTGTGAATAGCGACAACAATTTTTTGGAGGTCTTTAACGCTCACAAAAGTGGGTGTTGTTACACTATCCGGTAGTATGCATTAGAGACTTGCCCAACGTCAGTGTGTGAGAAGAAATTGAAATGATATCCACTCATGCTACACGATCTATGTGTTAGGACTTAGGATTAACTTATTTTGACTTTAAATTAACTCATTAAACTTTACAAATTAATAAGAACTAAACATGTACAGAAAACTTCAGCTTGAGTAGTAGGGCTATCAATTGGAAGTGAACCTTCACCAACATGGTGGgtcaaaatttattaaaaagagGAACAAAAAAACATGATGCTAAATCATGAATTATTAGAATTTAAGAGGCCTAACTTAACCTAAAAATTAGTTTAAGAGTTAAAAATTGTTCTACCAATATCATATCTCTAACCAATGTGAAACTTTTAACATGAATAATGCCAAAAATTCACTAGACTTGTACATTCaccatttttaaaaaatgttcacTGTGTACAAAGCAAACCAATCATGTGTTGAAGAGTATATTTTAAAACAGTGTGTTATTCAAACTTTAAATGATAGAGGTGCATAAGTAAAATGTATGTGGTTAACAATAGTAGCCATGGAATTCGGAGGTTCAAATAACATTGTCAAATGCAGCTGATGTGTATTTCAAAGCGCGAGAGCTTGGTAGTtcaagtgcatgtttggatacgtGGTGGAAGATCATGGTAAAGCAAAAATCATGGTGGATAATtacaaaaattaagaaaaattactTATGTCCACCGTAATTTTGGTATCACCGCCATATATCCAAGCATACACTAAATTGAAGAGCCACGGAAACGGGTATAGCAAACAAAT
This is a stretch of genomic DNA from Lotus japonicus ecotype B-129 chromosome 1, LjGifu_v1.2. It encodes these proteins:
- the LOC130730365 gene encoding fasciclin-like arabinogalactan protein 11; protein product: MAKANLSHLLPLLLLNMFLFLFQTISAQTAAAPAPAGPTNITQILEKAGQFTTFIKILKATQVADRINSQLNNSNQGLTIFAPTDNAFSSLKPGTLNSINTQDQLQLIQFHILPTLYSMSQFETASNPLHTQAGNSGDGEYPLNVTTSGNQVNITTGVVETTVSNTIYSDKTLAVYQVEKVLLPLALFGQAPTAAPAEAPAPTKPEKNVRASDSPSGSSSDASVDTSSAVGVSVTYIGAVVAAIVVSCLWM